A region of Candidatus Hydrogenedentota bacterium DNA encodes the following proteins:
- a CDS encoding cupin domain-containing protein, protein MIETYAPGVRAPEAGAAYWLVGHKYVFKVRGADTGGGMAMVHATIPHAPGAPPHIHTREDEVFYVLDGEITVMLDGQVSKAGPGSTVMLPRNVKHTFWNESGETAHMLIHSTPAGLEEFFAEAGAPVGAEDTGPPEMTPEMIERLFETAEKYGIIIDRPEGPMG, encoded by the coding sequence ATGATCGAAACGTATGCGCCCGGGGTCCGGGCTCCGGAGGCCGGCGCGGCCTACTGGCTGGTGGGGCACAAGTACGTATTCAAGGTTCGCGGCGCGGACACGGGCGGCGGGATGGCGATGGTGCATGCGACCATCCCCCACGCGCCGGGCGCGCCACCCCACATACACACGCGGGAGGATGAAGTCTTCTACGTCCTGGACGGCGAGATCACGGTGATGCTGGATGGCCAGGTATCGAAGGCGGGCCCGGGGAGTACGGTCATGCTGCCCAGGAACGTGAAGCACACGTTCTGGAACGAGAGCGGCGAGACCGCGCACATGCTCATTCACTCGACGCCGGCCGGTCTGGAGGAGTTCTTCGCGGAGGCGGGGGCGCCGGTGGGGGCCGAAGATACGGGGCCGCCGGAAATGACGCCGGAGATGATTGAGCGGCTGTTCGAGACCGCGGAGAAGTACGGTATTATTATTGATCGCCCGGAGGGGCCGATGGGCTGA
- a CDS encoding Gfo/Idh/MocA family oxidoreductase codes for MSKTVSRRTFMKQAAIASAAPLVLPRLSFAQPANSRLQHAAIGVAAQGKHDLGNIASHDMVDVVALCDIDAVSLQRAAELYPNARLYRDWREMLAQEEGKIDSVSVATPDHTHAPASYSAIKQGLHIFCEKPLTHEVYEARKVTVAARKAGVVTQMGNQIHSHEYYRTAVHWVREGAIGKVKEWHSWVGPGAIFTTDDKKYPAGTDAIPEHLDWNLWCGTGPLIPFKEGEYHPFWWRRYRAFGGGAVGDFGCHIFDPVYSALDITNPLQVLGRAESYSDEVHPAWSVINYTFPGTPMTAYGTICATWRDGGLKPDKLLSPHLAEDYELPPSGSMLVGEEGTLIIPHVGKPQLHPVADFENYPVPQLEERSHYHEFVDACLGRVQTTGSNFDFAGPMAEAVLLGNIANRLPGQALEWNARRCRFSNNSDANKLLRRSYRDGFEVRGL; via the coding sequence ATGAGCAAGACCGTTTCCCGAAGAACTTTCATGAAGCAGGCGGCGATCGCCAGCGCGGCCCCGCTCGTGCTGCCGCGCCTGAGCTTCGCACAACCCGCCAACAGCCGGCTGCAACACGCCGCCATCGGCGTGGCCGCGCAGGGCAAGCACGACCTGGGCAATATCGCGAGCCACGACATGGTCGATGTGGTGGCGCTGTGCGATATTGACGCCGTGAGCCTCCAGCGCGCCGCGGAGCTCTATCCCAATGCCCGGCTCTACCGGGACTGGCGCGAGATGCTGGCGCAGGAGGAGGGGAAAATCGACTCCGTCAGCGTGGCGACCCCCGATCACACACACGCGCCCGCTTCCTATTCCGCGATTAAGCAGGGGCTGCACATTTTCTGCGAAAAGCCGCTGACGCACGAGGTCTACGAGGCGCGCAAGGTCACTGTGGCGGCGCGCAAGGCGGGCGTCGTGACCCAGATGGGCAATCAGATCCATTCCCACGAGTACTACCGCACCGCGGTGCACTGGGTGCGCGAGGGCGCCATCGGCAAGGTGAAGGAATGGCATTCCTGGGTGGGGCCCGGCGCCATTTTCACCACGGACGACAAGAAATACCCCGCGGGAACGGACGCGATCCCCGAGCACCTCGATTGGAACCTCTGGTGTGGCACGGGACCACTGATCCCCTTCAAGGAAGGCGAGTACCACCCGTTCTGGTGGCGCCGCTACCGGGCCTTTGGCGGCGGCGCGGTGGGTGATTTCGGCTGCCACATCTTCGACCCCGTTTATTCGGCGCTGGACATCACCAACCCGCTCCAGGTGCTGGGCCGCGCCGAGAGCTACAGCGACGAGGTGCACCCGGCGTGGTCGGTAATCAACTACACCTTCCCCGGCACGCCCATGACGGCCTACGGCACCATATGCGCGACCTGGCGCGACGGCGGGCTCAAGCCGGACAAGCTGCTCTCGCCCCACCTGGCGGAGGATTACGAATTGCCGCCCAGCGGCTCGATGCTCGTCGGCGAGGAAGGCACGCTGATCATCCCGCACGTGGGCAAGCCCCAGCTGCACCCCGTGGCGGACTTCGAGAACTACCCCGTCCCGCAACTGGAGGAGCGCAGCCACTACCACGAGTTCGTGGACGCCTGCCTCGGCCGCGTGCAGACGACGGGCTCCAACTTCGATTTCGCGGGCCCCATGGCGGAGGCCGTGCTGCTCGGCAATATCGCCAACCGCCTGCCGGGACAGGCCTTGGAATGGAACGCGCGGCGCTGCCGCTTCAGCAACAACAGCGACGCGAACAAGCTGCTGCGCCGCTCCTACCGGGACGGCTTTGAGGTGCGCGGGCTGTAG
- a CDS encoding DUF1080 domain-containing protein, protein MYRILFSICLALPLLAANPALAEATGADGFVDLFNGKDLTGWVDVNTSPETWRVEDGLLICAGQPIGVMRSEKQYENFILRIEWRHMEAGGNSGVFIWSEGTVPEGRRLPKGMEVQMLELEWPFLNPEKDGTPRPIAYVHGELFGANGLTTVPDNPRGERSKSIENRCLGKGEWNYYEVVAVDGVVKLSVNGKFVNGVSQSSVKKGYLCLESEGAEIHFRKIQILELPPGVTTPEQIAPVVGETAD, encoded by the coding sequence ATGTACCGAATATTGTTCTCAATCTGTCTTGCCCTGCCGCTACTTGCGGCGAATCCCGCACTTGCCGAGGCGACCGGAGCGGATGGATTCGTCGATTTGTTCAATGGGAAGGATCTCACCGGCTGGGTGGACGTCAACACGAGCCCGGAAACGTGGCGTGTGGAGGATGGCCTGCTCATCTGCGCGGGCCAGCCCATCGGCGTCATGCGGAGCGAGAAGCAGTACGAGAACTTCATCCTCCGCATCGAGTGGCGGCACATGGAGGCCGGAGGCAACTCTGGCGTATTCATCTGGAGCGAGGGCACGGTGCCCGAGGGGCGCCGCCTGCCCAAGGGGATGGAAGTGCAGATGCTGGAGCTCGAATGGCCCTTCCTGAATCCGGAAAAAGACGGTACGCCGCGCCCGATAGCCTATGTGCACGGCGAGCTGTTCGGCGCCAATGGCCTGACAACCGTGCCCGACAACCCCCGTGGCGAGCGCAGCAAATCCATCGAGAACCGCTGCCTCGGCAAGGGCGAGTGGAATTACTACGAAGTCGTAGCCGTCGACGGGGTGGTGAAACTCTCGGTCAACGGGAAATTCGTGAACGGCGTCAGCCAGTCCTCGGTGAAAAAAGGATATCTTTGCCTGGAGTCCGAAGGCGCGGAGATCCATTTCCGCAAGATCCAGATACTCGAACTCCCGCCCGGCGTCACCACCCCGGAACAGATCGCGCCGGTGGTGGGGGAGACGGCGGATTGA
- a CDS encoding exo-alpha-sialidase, whose amino-acid sequence MHPCPRFLFAAALAGLICCAASAVEPIHQQTVVPIGPENPRNSEAAIIPLKDGSLLLGWTEFYAGDGEDHGPARLSGLISRDGGRTWGEKYTLVENDGGRNVMEVNFLRSLDGGIHLFYCQKNTESTDCRVMMRTSSDEGKTWSEALQMSPAGKYTGLTNGRSLRLKSGRILLEAWENNDSYCYLSDDDGKTWRESARVRPGDGCWEPAAIELKDGRVLMLMRTGLGAQYQSFSTDGGETWSDPEPSGLKGPAAPVCITRTPAGGHLLAVWNHNPDSDRRNPFTSAISTDEGATWTHFRNIEEGPAGSWAYPAITWVDGNALLTYFSYAGNGLPLELKILPEAWFYE is encoded by the coding sequence ATGCACCCATGCCCACGCTTCCTCTTCGCCGCCGCGCTCGCGGGACTGATCTGCTGCGCCGCGTCAGCGGTCGAGCCTATCCATCAGCAAACCGTGGTTCCCATTGGTCCGGAGAACCCGCGCAACAGCGAGGCCGCCATCATCCCGCTGAAGGATGGGTCCCTCTTGCTCGGCTGGACCGAGTTTTACGCGGGCGACGGCGAGGACCACGGTCCGGCGCGCCTTTCCGGGCTCATTTCGCGGGATGGCGGCAGGACCTGGGGCGAGAAGTACACGCTCGTGGAGAACGACGGCGGGCGCAACGTGATGGAGGTGAACTTCCTGCGCAGCCTGGACGGGGGAATTCACCTTTTCTACTGCCAGAAGAACACCGAGAGCACGGACTGCCGCGTGATGATGCGCACCTCCAGCGACGAAGGGAAGACGTGGAGCGAGGCGCTGCAGATGAGTCCCGCGGGCAAGTACACCGGCCTGACCAACGGGCGGTCGCTGCGCCTGAAGTCCGGCCGGATCCTGCTGGAGGCCTGGGAGAATAACGACAGCTACTGCTACCTCTCCGACGACGATGGCAAGACGTGGCGGGAATCAGCGCGGGTGCGCCCGGGCGATGGCTGCTGGGAGCCGGCGGCAATTGAATTGAAGGACGGGCGGGTGCTGATGCTGATGCGCACGGGGCTGGGCGCGCAATACCAGAGTTTTTCGACCGACGGCGGGGAAACGTGGAGCGACCCGGAACCCTCCGGGCTCAAGGGCCCCGCCGCGCCGGTGTGCATCACGCGCACCCCCGCGGGCGGCCACCTGCTCGCGGTCTGGAACCACAATCCCGATTCGGACCGGCGCAACCCTTTCACCTCGGCGATTTCGACGGACGAAGGGGCCACGTGGACGCACTTTCGGAATATCGAAGAGGGCCCGGCGGGAAGCTGGGCCTACCCGGCGATTACCTGGGTGGATGGGAACGCGCTGCTCACGTATTTCAGCTACGCGGGCAACGGGCTCCCGCTGGAACTCAAGATCCTGCCCGAGGCGTGGTTCTACGAGTAA
- a CDS encoding exo-alpha-sialidase, translating into MARFTCSYATLLTLLAALIAGPAFTADTALDLADSAAWTFGSDSARIDNGELVLDGRQAMARAFYLPLEWGDGSLKASFQVDPQDHGVLACGFVVRAADASHYYYVHFDKTQAILCRSDKGQSWNEIARAGGLDKPAGAWHTGELRFEGDTLRVFLNGAKLFEAKDATLKQGRIGFYANQGRARVKDITVSGAPANAEHDFTLPAPPPPDFTYVCTDAGAGGYEAFPDVCRLSDGRLMCVFYAGYDHVALPNEQLPKGGRISYCLSSDEGRTWTEARTLFDGPDDDRDPSIVQLASGRLICNFFSLRRADGASPPWTGLGTWMVYSDDLGATWSESRQITAGYYCSSPIRELSDGRLALGLYKETDSLSHGAVVFSEDGGMTWGAPADIDNNGMPLDAETDLIELKDGTLHAAQRSAGDTMAWSESRDGGKTWSVSAPYGFPGHAPYLHRTLNDVILLAHRLPQTSLHYSLDEADTWSENVFVDDFIGAYPSMVNLKDGTVLIVYYEEGAGSNIRAKRFLANSKGIHFMPVDRGVVPGATLVDYARIWDEAPHNAFTNLIRFQDRWFCVFREGQGHVSADGALRVITSENGETWTSAARITSETADLRDAQICITPDNRLMLTGAAALHQPADARHQTMAYFSEDGFTWTEGVPIGEKDLWLWRVTWHGDTAYGIGYSTGDKWPSRFTRLYKSDDGVNFEVLVDKLRDNEYTNESQIVFAEDGTAWCLLRRDEKAPRETTGLFGTAQPPYTDWTWRDTGARTGGPAMIQIPDGRLVAAVRLYDERTRTSLCWIDPDTGKLTEFLALPSGGDTSYPGLVWHDGLLWVSYYASHEGKTSIYLARVRID; encoded by the coding sequence ATGGCCCGTTTTACCTGCTCCTACGCCACGCTTCTCACGCTCCTGGCCGCCCTGATCGCGGGTCCGGCCTTCACGGCGGATACCGCCCTCGATCTGGCCGATTCCGCCGCCTGGACCTTCGGCAGCGACAGCGCGCGCATCGACAACGGCGAACTGGTGCTGGACGGGCGCCAGGCGATGGCCCGGGCGTTCTATCTTCCCCTCGAATGGGGCGACGGATCGCTGAAGGCGTCGTTTCAGGTCGACCCGCAGGATCATGGGGTGCTGGCCTGCGGATTTGTCGTGCGCGCGGCGGATGCGAGCCATTATTACTACGTGCATTTTGACAAGACCCAAGCCATCCTGTGCCGATCGGATAAGGGCCAGTCGTGGAACGAGATCGCGCGGGCTGGCGGCCTGGACAAGCCCGCCGGCGCGTGGCACACGGGCGAACTTCGGTTCGAGGGCGATACGCTGCGCGTTTTCCTGAACGGCGCGAAGCTTTTCGAGGCGAAGGACGCCACCCTGAAGCAGGGCCGCATCGGGTTCTACGCGAACCAGGGCCGCGCGCGCGTCAAAGACATCACCGTCAGCGGCGCGCCGGCGAATGCCGAACACGATTTTACCCTGCCCGCGCCGCCACCGCCCGATTTCACGTATGTTTGCACGGATGCCGGGGCCGGCGGCTACGAAGCCTTTCCCGATGTGTGCCGCCTGAGCGACGGGCGGCTGATGTGCGTGTTCTACGCGGGCTACGACCACGTGGCGCTGCCGAACGAACAGCTGCCGAAGGGCGGCCGGATTTCCTATTGCCTCTCCAGCGACGAAGGGCGCACGTGGACCGAGGCGCGCACGCTGTTTGATGGACCCGACGACGACCGCGATCCGTCGATTGTCCAGCTTGCCAGCGGCCGCCTGATCTGCAACTTCTTCTCGCTGCGCCGGGCCGATGGCGCCTCGCCGCCGTGGACCGGGCTGGGCACGTGGATGGTGTATTCGGACGATCTCGGCGCGACCTGGTCGGAATCGCGGCAAATCACCGCGGGCTATTATTGCAGCAGCCCCATCCGCGAACTTTCGGATGGCCGGCTGGCGCTGGGCCTCTACAAGGAAACGGATAGCCTCAGCCATGGCGCGGTCGTGTTCTCCGAGGACGGCGGGATGACCTGGGGCGCGCCGGCCGATATTGACAACAACGGGATGCCGCTCGACGCGGAAACCGATCTTATCGAGCTGAAGGACGGCACGCTGCACGCGGCCCAGCGGAGCGCGGGCGACACCATGGCCTGGTCGGAATCGCGGGACGGGGGAAAGACGTGGAGCGTCTCGGCGCCCTACGGCTTCCCGGGCCACGCGCCGTACCTGCACCGCACGCTGAACGACGTGATCCTCCTGGCGCACCGCCTCCCCCAGACCAGCCTGCACTACAGCCTGGACGAAGCGGACACCTGGAGCGAGAACGTGTTCGTGGACGATTTCATCGGCGCTTATCCTTCCATGGTGAACCTCAAGGATGGCACGGTTCTCATCGTCTACTACGAGGAAGGCGCGGGTTCCAATATCCGGGCGAAACGCTTTCTCGCGAATTCCAAAGGCATCCACTTCATGCCGGTGGATCGGGGCGTGGTCCCAGGCGCGACGCTGGTGGATTACGCGCGGATCTGGGATGAAGCGCCGCACAACGCCTTCACCAACCTTATCCGCTTCCAGGATCGCTGGTTCTGCGTCTTCCGCGAAGGCCAGGGGCACGTCTCGGCCGACGGCGCCCTGCGCGTCATCACCTCCGAAAACGGCGAAACCTGGACCTCCGCCGCGCGGATTACCTCGGAAACGGCGGACCTGCGCGACGCCCAGATATGCATCACGCCGGACAACCGCCTGATGCTCACCGGGGCCGCCGCGCTCCACCAGCCTGCGGACGCGCGGCACCAGACCATGGCGTACTTCTCCGAAGACGGCTTCACCTGGACCGAGGGCGTCCCCATCGGCGAGAAGGACCTGTGGCTGTGGCGGGTCACCTGGCATGGCGACACGGCCTACGGCATCGGCTATTCGACGGGCGACAAGTGGCCCAGCCGCTTCACGCGCCTTTACAAGAGTGACGACGGCGTGAACTTCGAGGTGCTCGTGGACAAGCTCCGCGACAACGAGTACACGAACGAGAGCCAGATCGTGTTTGCGGAGGACGGTACCGCCTGGTGCCTCCTGCGGCGCGACGAAAAGGCCCCGCGGGAAACCACGGGGCTCTTCGGAACGGCCCAGCCGCCCTACACCGATTGGACCTGGCGCGACACCGGCGCGCGAACCGGTGGCCCCGCGATGATCCAGATCCCGGATGGCCGCCTGGTGGCCGCGGTGCGCCTCTACGACGAGCGAACCCGCACCTCGCTCTGCTGGATCGACCCGGACACGGGCAAATTGACGGAGTTCCTGGCCCTCCCGTCCGGCGGGGACACCAGCTATCCGGGTCTCGTATGGCACGATGGCCTTCTCTGGGTCAGCTACTACGCCTCCCACGAGGGCAAGACGAGCATCTATCTCGCGCGCGTCCGGATCGACTGA
- a CDS encoding metallophosphoesterase translates to MYKFPKYNVARALRLRAAPFAALAIVLAGCPPLETPDLSPRPAPGERHLVRLAHITDPQIVDEESPARSVRTEDVISVSWRPQEAWAVHTLDATLQRINAIHAAGPPVDFVLMTGDLVDLAQYNELQWFVDTMNGKVVTADSGALDGVDRHPDPAINPKLPYRAAGLDPSIPWYTCYGNHDGLAVGNFPIDRTAPRPSDWFAPLFPIAAEMIGYHLIDPAWNFMLPTADVSPAVILGSGPPLAPGSQQVDLSALEAGPIPPDPARRFLAPRDFVALHLASPGRPAGHGFTRRALTRGETWYSARPIPGAPLRLIVFDTVAAGPHYGLPLFYGALLREHFETFVVPELEVAHRAGDWVILASHHPSVEFSLPFPGETVSTEEFRAALAKYPGVLMHLVGHTHRNHASIIPGTNPYLEIETGAIIDYPQEGRILDVFIAADGESARVESRMFSHAENPTTHSAESYRRARIDWGLRKYEPAASGRTRSDSTGSPGDRAFTVTLRR, encoded by the coding sequence ATGTACAAATTTCCGAAATATAACGTCGCGCGCGCCTTGCGTTTGCGGGCGGCGCCGTTCGCCGCGCTCGCCATCGTCCTCGCGGGCTGCCCGCCGCTGGAGACACCGGATCTATCCCCCCGCCCGGCGCCGGGGGAGCGCCATCTCGTCCGCCTCGCGCATATCACGGACCCGCAGATCGTGGACGAGGAGAGCCCGGCGCGTTCGGTCCGGACGGAGGACGTGATCAGCGTTTCCTGGCGCCCGCAGGAGGCCTGGGCGGTGCATACGCTGGACGCGACCTTGCAGCGCATCAACGCGATTCACGCGGCCGGCCCGCCGGTGGATTTCGTATTGATGACGGGGGACCTGGTCGATCTCGCGCAGTACAACGAATTGCAGTGGTTTGTGGACACGATGAACGGGAAGGTGGTGACGGCGGATTCGGGGGCTCTGGACGGCGTCGATCGGCATCCGGATCCCGCCATCAACCCGAAATTGCCCTATCGGGCGGCGGGGCTCGACCCCTCCATCCCCTGGTATACGTGTTACGGGAACCACGACGGCCTCGCGGTGGGGAACTTCCCGATCGATCGCACGGCGCCGCGCCCATCGGACTGGTTCGCGCCGCTATTCCCGATCGCCGCGGAGATGATCGGCTATCACCTGATCGACCCCGCGTGGAATTTCATGCTCCCGACCGCCGATGTCAGCCCCGCTGTGATTCTCGGGAGCGGCCCGCCGCTGGCGCCCGGTTCGCAGCAGGTGGACCTTTCCGCCCTGGAAGCCGGCCCGATCCCGCCGGATCCCGCGCGGCGTTTTCTGGCGCCGCGCGATTTCGTGGCGCTGCATCTCGCGAGCCCCGGTCGGCCGGCGGGTCACGGCTTCACGCGCCGGGCCCTGACGCGCGGCGAAACGTGGTACAGCGCGCGGCCAATTCCGGGCGCCCCGCTCCGGCTGATCGTGTTCGACACCGTCGCCGCCGGGCCGCACTATGGCCTGCCGCTGTTCTACGGCGCGCTCTTGCGGGAGCACTTCGAAACATTCGTTGTGCCGGAGCTTGAGGTCGCCCATCGCGCGGGAGATTGGGTCATTCTGGCCTCCCACCACCCGTCCGTCGAGTTTTCGCTGCCTTTTCCCGGCGAAACGGTATCCACCGAAGAGTTCCGCGCGGCCCTGGCGAAGTATCCGGGGGTGCTTATGCACCTGGTGGGCCACACGCACCGCAATCATGCGTCGATCATACCCGGGACAAATCCGTATCTGGAGATCGAGACCGGCGCCATCATCGACTACCCGCAGGAGGGGCGGATTCTCGACGTCTTTATCGCCGCCGATGGCGAATCCGCGCGCGTCGAAAGCCGGATGTTCAGCCACGCCGAAAATCCGACCACCCACTCCGCCGAGAGTTACCGCCGCGCGCGGATCGACTGGGGGCTGCGGAAATACGAACCCGCGGCAAGCGGGCGGACGCGTTCGGACTCGACCGGGTCCCCGGGGGACCGCGCCTTTACGGTGACGCTGCGGCGCTGA
- a CDS encoding acyl-CoA dehydrogenase has translation MAESFASLRNLRFLLYEVLDAASLCALPRFSDHDAETFDLVLDAGAKLAKEELYPLFKRMDAEPPRFEDGAVRVLPEVRDLLRHCGEGGWIGAHAGYEEGGQQLPDTVLVALRFLFAAANYSASVYPFLSTGAAQLILSFGSRELADTYVPALFEGRWQGTMAMTEPHAGSSLSDLTTEARETGDGYYLLTGQKIFISCGDHDAADNIVHLMLARIAGAPPGVKGISLFVVPKWRPTAGGGLERNDIACTGVFHKLGYRGAPITQLELGEHGDCRGWLVGEAHQGLRYMFQMMNDARVGVGMGATAIATAAYHASLGYARERRQGRPINGKDPAAPPVPIIEHADIRRMLLFQRAIAEGSLSLIVYCSKLLDLHRAGPEEDRARNALLLDFLTPVAKSYPSEMGIVSVSAGLQCLGGYGYCDEFPLEQYYRDIRIHPIHEGTTGIQGIDLLGRKVTMREGAAFNAFVEEVGRAIEAARGIEPLRNKVALLTAALKQYQDVTRSLVDLGREGQTDVFLADATLYLEYTGIIAMAWQWLLQATAAENALADFENDADRDFYLGKRVTCQYFFRYELPKTAGLATRLMQADGLTARMDTRWFND, from the coding sequence ATGGCCGAGTCCTTCGCCAGCCTTCGCAACCTTCGCTTCCTGCTCTACGAGGTCCTGGACGCCGCATCGCTGTGCGCCCTGCCCCGCTTCTCGGATCACGACGCCGAAACCTTCGACCTCGTGCTTGATGCGGGAGCGAAACTGGCAAAGGAAGAGCTGTACCCGCTGTTCAAGAGGATGGACGCCGAGCCGCCGCGGTTTGAGGATGGCGCGGTGCGCGTGTTGCCCGAGGTGCGCGACCTGCTGCGGCATTGCGGAGAGGGCGGCTGGATCGGCGCGCACGCCGGCTACGAGGAGGGCGGCCAGCAACTGCCGGACACGGTGCTGGTGGCGCTGCGCTTCCTGTTCGCCGCGGCAAACTACTCCGCCAGTGTCTATCCGTTTCTCAGCACCGGCGCGGCGCAGTTGATCCTCTCATTCGGGTCGAGAGAGCTGGCCGACACATACGTGCCCGCGCTTTTTGAGGGGCGGTGGCAGGGCACGATGGCCATGACGGAGCCGCATGCGGGGAGTTCGCTGTCGGATCTCACGACCGAGGCGCGCGAGACCGGGGACGGCTACTACCTGCTTACCGGCCAGAAGATCTTCATTTCGTGCGGCGATCACGACGCTGCGGACAACATCGTCCACCTGATGCTGGCCCGGATCGCGGGCGCACCGCCGGGGGTCAAGGGCATTTCGCTCTTCGTTGTGCCCAAGTGGCGCCCGACGGCGGGCGGCGGGCTGGAGCGCAACGACATCGCGTGCACCGGCGTCTTCCATAAGCTCGGTTACCGAGGCGCGCCCATCACCCAGCTTGAACTCGGCGAGCATGGCGACTGCCGGGGCTGGCTCGTGGGCGAGGCGCACCAGGGCCTGCGGTACATGTTTCAGATGATGAACGACGCCCGCGTGGGCGTGGGCATGGGCGCCACGGCCATCGCGACGGCGGCCTACCACGCGTCGCTCGGGTATGCGCGCGAACGGCGCCAGGGCCGCCCCATCAACGGGAAGGACCCGGCCGCGCCACCGGTACCCATTATTGAGCACGCCGACATCCGGCGCATGCTGCTCTTCCAGCGCGCCATCGCCGAGGGCTCGCTTTCGCTCATAGTCTACTGCTCGAAGCTGCTCGATCTACACCGGGCGGGTCCCGAGGAAGATCGCGCGCGCAATGCGTTGCTTCTTGACTTCCTGACCCCGGTCGCGAAGTCGTACCCCTCGGAAATGGGCATCGTTTCCGTAAGCGCGGGCCTCCAGTGCCTCGGCGGCTACGGCTACTGCGATGAATTTCCGCTGGAGCAATACTACCGGGACATCCGCATCCACCCCATCCATGAGGGGACTACCGGCATCCAGGGAATCGATTTGCTCGGGCGCAAGGTCACCATGCGGGAGGGCGCGGCGTTTAACGCCTTCGTCGAGGAAGTCGGCCGGGCCATCGAGGCGGCGCGGGGCATTGAACCGCTCCGCAACAAGGTGGCGCTGCTTACGGCCGCGCTGAAACAGTACCAGGACGTCACGCGCTCTCTCGTCGATCTGGGGCGGGAGGGCCAGACCGACGTCTTCCTGGCGGACGCCACGCTCTACCTCGAATACACCGGCATCATCGCCATGGCGTGGCAGTGGCTGCTCCAGGCCACGGCCGCGGAAAATGCGCTGGCCGACTTCGAAAACGACGCCGATCGCGACTTCTACCTGGGCAAGCGTGTCACCTGCCAGTATTTTTTCCGCTACGAGCTCCCGAAAACCGCCGGGCTCGCAACGCGATTGATGCAGGCGGACGGCCTCACCGCACGGATGGACACCCGCTGGTTCAACGACTGA